The Nitrospira sp. genome contains the following window.
TTGTCTGGTTGTGTGTTTTCTCGCTCAACATTTCGATTTCCTCAACCCTGTTGGTCTCTCAGTACTTCAGAAAAATACGCCGCTTTAGTTTTCCAATTCGTTCATTCGACGCTGACCCCGTTGATTCCCTTGTGCATAATGCTTCAAAATTCATTTCGGTACTTCTCCGCTGGCGTTAACACACCTGGATGTTTGCTTGCGGCGATAAGCCTGAGACGCAATTCGTCGTTCACCACAATAAGAGTAGTATCCTCTGCAACATGAAAAATCGGCGGTGCACCCTCAGGAATCGGCCGCACTGCGAAGCTCAAGATACGGTCGATGCCACTTGCACCGGGCAGCCTGGTAACCTTGGAACGCTTGAGATCAAGCGCCGGAACTGAGTCGAGAACATTGACGCCGAAATACTTCAGGTCGGACTTGCCGTGCACGCCCACTGGGATAAATTGCAGGTGCGCGCCTGAGCTCTCTTCAAGAACACGCCTTAGCACCGGCGAAACCAACAGAATGCCAAGGTAGTTTCCTAGATGGTCGAGAAATCGTCCCGGCGTTACGTCTTTGATCATGACCTTGGGGATGGGTGAGAGGCTCTCACCCCGCAGCATGCGAAGATGTTGCTCAGAACTGAAACCGCCCATCTCGGTGACGAAAGCTTTGCCGCGCTCGGGGCCCTGAGGGTACCAGACCCAGTACTTCGGTATCGGCTTGCTCTTAGATGAAACCCGTTTCTTTATCACGATAGCTTCTTTCTCCGCGCCTTAAGCTCGCCCTTCAGGGTACCGATCAAGGCCAGGAAAGGTTCTTCCAGCTTGCCCCAGTCAGTGCCCACGGCTGGATCAGTCTTGAGTTTATTCAATCGGGCAAGCACATTTTCGGTATAATTTTTATGCGAACCGCTGTGAATCTTGTTCGATATACACAAGCCGTTGTCAGCCCCATTGAACTTGAATCCGTTCTTTACCGCGACTTGCACAACAGGGTTCAGGAATAACTCAAGTGGGATCACATGGTGCGCTTCCTGTTTGCTTGAGTCGCATCCCAGTGCGCTCCGCAGTGCCGCACGAGCTGCATTTTTAGGGTCGAACTTGGACAATGTTGCGGCCAGCCGAATGATACGTTTATTGTCGATGGTGAGGGCTGGCAGAAATCGGATCCACGTGAGCGTCCGCCGGATCGTCTTGATCTTGCCCTTGTCCTTGGGGATATACATATACCCAGTTGGTAGCGCGGGGCTGGTGCGCGATTCCACCTTGCGCCCGACAAGCTTTGTAACCTTATCCTTGATCTCAGTGATTTGCTTTTCTTTCGCCGGCGAAGTAGTCGTTGCGCCCTTGAGTTCGGCGATGACCGAGGCAGAGAACCGCTTGGCCAACCGCTTGAGCAAATCCTTATAGTCCGGCTGAAGCACAAGACTGCCCCAGTTTTGTTGTTGCGCCGTATGTGCAAGCTCATGGTAAAGCAGACGCTGGCCTTCGCTTGTGCTGGGTTGGAACTTGCCAGAGCCGAAGTAGAGATCATTGCCGATGGCAAAGGCATTGGCGTGCAAGCGTTCACTGGCTACAACAGCCGCTGGGTCGGTATGCACACGAATACTCCCGAAGAGGTGGCCCAGGCGCGTCTCGGCCTCGGTGCGGACCTTCTCATCCAGAGGGTCACCGTCTGATTTGCCGATCTGCCGGGCGATCGTCGCTGGTGACAAGCGGTGGTTGGCATAACCAGGCTTGCGCGATGGCTTGATGATGGCCTTGACCTCTTGTGGCAACTCTTCAAGGAAACCCGGGCCGAGCTCATCAATGATCTTTTGTAAGTCGTTGGCTGCTGCGTCCATCGTCGGCTGTACGAGTTTGATCAGCGACCGGATGGCATCGTTCAGTCCATTCAGCGCTTCCTCGGGGATCAAGGGGGCGATCACGTTGTCGGCGATGGCCTTATCTATGCCTACCCCTTTTGCCGCTTTAACCACTGGCTTGTAGAGCTTTGGAACGGCTGAAAGGATTGCTGCGGTCACGGCGCGCGCCAATTCCTCGTAAGTAACCAGATCGGACTCGCTAAGTTTTTCGATCCCGGTCTTGAGTAGCTTAGGTGCGGAGTCCAGCTTGAGCTTGAGCTTCCCAGCAAAATCAACGGCGAATTCGTCGGCGGCGGACTGCAGGTCCAGATCAGCAAGTTTGCTGGGGTTGGCTGCCATGTCGAGCAAGGTCTCGAGAGCAGGGGCAGCTTCCAACATCAGGCCGACGCCGCCTATTGCGGACTGAACTGCACTACGCACCTTGAATACAGGTTTTAGAACCTTACGTAGCTTGCCAACCGTTGCGACAAGCTTAGTGGCCAGAGCGGCAATACCTTTGCGGCTGGGATTCTTGCTCCTCTTGGGCGGCTTAACCTCATTGGCAACCCAGGCCTCGATAGCGGTGATGGCGGCATTATCCTTCAAGCCCAACGCGATCTCGAGTAGTGTCGTAGAATCCTGGAACAGCTCAGCCAGCGCATCGCGGTGTTCAGCCAGGTCTTTCAACATGCGCAAAGTCTCAGACATGGCCTCCATTTCTTCGGAGTCGCCCAGTACTTCCAGCGCATCTTCCAGAAAATCTATCAAGGGCTGAGGTAGGTCAAGCAGACCGAACACGCCGTACTTGCTGCCACCCTTCTTTTCGCCGGGGATGCCGCCACTGCTCTTGTCGCCGCTCTTGCCGGGAAGGGGAAGTCCTCCGGTTCCTTTTTCACCTTCCGGGACAGCATCGGGTTGTTGGCTGGGCTTCTTCTCACCCTCCTGAGGTTGGCCACCTGTTTCACCAGGCGGACGAGTCTTCTCGATATCCGGTGGTTTGTCTTCCACTTCATGAGTCTGCCTCCCTTTCGCAGGCGGCGGACTGGGAATAGTGATGGTAGGGGTGCCGGATGGGCCTGTTGGATCATCGGCGGAGGGCTTTTCTGCCGGCTTGTCCAACTGCTTATCGCCGGGTTTTCCGTAGACCAGCAGGAAGATACTTGCAGCTTTTTTGAACGCCTTTTCCGTTTCTGCCGGATCATCAAATGTCCAGATATACTTGCCCCCGCCTACGATTTGGGTGTCATACCTCCCGCCACCCAGTGGAGTCAGTTTTATTTCGAAATATCCAGAGGAAATACCGAGTTTTTGGGACTCAAAGGCACGTACCTCAAGGATTTGCTCATTCTTCGCGTCAAAGAAAAGTATTTCACCTATCAAGGTTTCCTTGGTTCTATCCGGGGCCAATTGAATACGGCTGGCGCTATCTGTAGATAGCGCTGTTTGCCGGGAGGCAAGCGCTGCGCCTTGCTGCAAGACGTGGGTCAGCTCATGTGCCAGCAGGCGTTGGCCGGCTGTCGATACTGGGTCGTAGCGGCCGGCGTCAAAGAAAATGTTAGGGCCGGTGGTGAAGGCCAGCGCATGGATCGAGCTGGCTAGACGGGCGGCATGGCTGTCTGTGTGCACACGCACGCCACCAAAGTCGGCGCCAAACGCCGTCTCCATGCGTGATCGAATCGGATGCGCCAAGGGCCGGCCGCTGCTCCGTGTCTGCTCGATGCCGCGTAGCAATTGCCCTGTGATATCGGGAGGTCGCAGGATCGCCGCATCGCTGTTCTGTTTCGCCTGTACCACCTCGTCGCTATCCTCAACATCGTCTGCCTCGTCTTCGTCGCTGCCTTCGACTTCCGGTTCGGCCATCGCCGCATTCGCGGCGGCATCCGCAGCATCCTCGTCAGGATCTCCGGTACGCTGGAGCATATTGGGCACGCCGAAAGATATAGCAATTGGCATATCCTCTTCAGCCTTCAGCTCACAATCCACACAGCCAGAAGACTGGACGAGACCAACTGTATCTGCCGTTTTTACCGATGGTGTGGAAAATGGCCTTGGCGAGGCCAAGCGGCTGAGCACCATATCGGCAGTGCGGTCGGCTTCCCGCTCAAGTGGATCGTCTGGAACACTCACGGTATTAAAGCGTTGGAGGCGCGGTGGAGCACCGCTGACGGCAGGATACGCTGGCGTCGCCATCACCCGATCAGCGATCCGGTCCGTTTCCTGTTCAAGCAGGTCATTGGTAACCCCAATGCTAAGTTTCCGCTGGAGAAAGCCTTTAGTCTGCGCACACTCCGTGCATTCCACACCACCCATCGTGTGCGTTCCGCAGGCACACTGACGTTGAAGGAGGCCACCGGAGCTCGACCGAAGCCCCTGATTCTTCCCCGTTTCGACCTGTACACCAGTCCGTTCCATTCCCGCTCTTCCCTTAGCCTCGCGGCCACTCTCTCACTCAGCTTGTCTACAACTCGCTCCTAATGCCTCTTCGCCGACGAATGATTCCCAACTCCTTGATACACCGCTTGGGCGATCTGCCGTCCGAGTTGTACTGGAGTCATGCCTTCGGCCATGTGCATCACAGTAGGAGATACGGATGGACGGGCACCTCCGGCCATGGTGTCCGGCCCAACGCCATTCACCTCGATCAACCGTGCGAGTTCCCGTTCGACGGCCCCCTGCACGAGTGCCCGCTGGCTCCCTACGATCGGCAGGTCGTCCAGGATCAAACGCTCAATGTGGAGTCGTACGTTCATGCGACGGCTTCCGTTGCGTCGTCCCATTGAAAGTCAGCTTCGTAAATCGGCCGTTCCAGTTTGCGAAACTCTGCCCGGGCTGCGTCAAAGATCAGTGGCATGGTCACCGGGGATCCGGCATCAGCTGCGAGAAACGCGGCATTCATTGCGACATTGTTGATATTCCCGCCGTTCAGATTGAGTTGTGCCAACCGGTCGAAATCAAGCTCCGCCGTCTGTGTGGCGCGTGGAAACACTCGTTCCCAGATGGCCTTCCGCTGCTGGATGCCGTGGGCACGAAACTCCACGACGAACCGGATGCGGCGCATGAAGGCCGAGTCCAACGCACTCTTTCGGTTTGTCGCCAGAATGGCCAGCCCCCGGTACGCTTCGATGCGTTGCAGGAGATAGTTGATTTCGATATTGGCGTAGCGATCGTGGCTGTCTTTCACCTCGCTGCGTTTGCCGAACAGGGCGTCCGCCTCATCGAAGAAGAGAATCGCTCCGCCGTCCTCCGCAGCATCGAACAACCGCCGAAGATTCTTCTCCGTCTCCCCGATGTACTTACTGACCACCGCCGACAGGTCGATCCGATAGAGACTCAACCGTAAGTCGTTTGCGAGCACCTCTGCCGCCATCGTCTTCCCGGTGCCGCTCTCGCCCGCAAACAGGGCGTTGATGCTCAACCCGCGTGCGCGCGTGGCCGCGAATCCCCATTCGTCGTACACACGGGTGCGGTTCGCCACCTGTGCGGCAAGTTGATGCAGAAGGTTGAGCTCCTGCTCAGGAAGGACAATATCTTTCCAAGAGGCTTTTGGCTCGATCCGCTGCGCCAGGATTTCCAGTCGCGGACGGGTGTCCACGACACAAGCCTCCCAGAGCTGTTGCGGAATCGACTGTTGCCCGACGGCAGGAGATGACAGCGTCGTCTGAGCGATCTGATGAATAGTCGTGAGGTTCAGGTTGAACTGACCGGCGAGTCGCGCAGCCGTGCCGTTCTGCTGAGCACCTAAGAGAGCGTCCCACGCCA
Protein-coding sequences here:
- a CDS encoding DUF4157 domain-containing protein, with translation MGGVECTECAQTKGFLQRKLSIGVTNDLLEQETDRIADRVMATPAYPAVSGAPPRLQRFNTVSVPDDPLEREADRTADMVLSRLASPRPFSTPSVKTADTVGLVQSSGCVDCELKAEEDMPIAISFGVPNMLQRTGDPDEDAADAAANAAMAEPEVEGSDEDEADDVEDSDEVVQAKQNSDAAILRPPDITGQLLRGIEQTRSSGRPLAHPIRSRMETAFGADFGGVRVHTDSHAARLASSIHALAFTTGPNIFFDAGRYDPVSTAGQRLLAHELTHVLQQGAALASRQTALSTDSASRIQLAPDRTKETLIGEILFFDAKNEQILEVRAFESQKLGISSGYFEIKLTPLGGGRYDTQIVGGGKYIWTFDDPAETEKAFKKAASIFLLVYGKPGDKQLDKPAEKPSADDPTGPSGTPTITIPSPPPAKGRQTHEVEDKPPDIEKTRPPGETGGQPQEGEKKPSQQPDAVPEGEKGTGGLPLPGKSGDKSSGGIPGEKKGGSKYGVFGLLDLPQPLIDFLEDALEVLGDSEEMEAMSETLRMLKDLAEHRDALAELFQDSTTLLEIALGLKDNAAITAIEAWVANEVKPPKRSKNPSRKGIAALATKLVATVGKLRKVLKPVFKVRSAVQSAIGGVGLMLEAAPALETLLDMAANPSKLADLDLQSAADEFAVDFAGKLKLKLDSAPKLLKTGIEKLSESDLVTYEELARAVTAAILSAVPKLYKPVVKAAKGVGIDKAIADNVIAPLIPEEALNGLNDAIRSLIKLVQPTMDAAANDLQKIIDELGPGFLEELPQEVKAIIKPSRKPGYANHRLSPATIARQIGKSDGDPLDEKVRTEAETRLGHLFGSIRVHTDPAAVVASERLHANAFAIGNDLYFGSGKFQPSTSEGQRLLYHELAHTAQQQNWGSLVLQPDYKDLLKRLAKRFSASVIAELKGATTTSPAKEKQITEIKDKVTKLVGRKVESRTSPALPTGYMYIPKDKGKIKTIRRTLTWIRFLPALTIDNKRIIRLAATLSKFDPKNAARAALRSALGCDSSKQEAHHVIPLELFLNPVVQVAVKNGFKFNGADNGLCISNKIHSGSHKNYTENVLARLNKLKTDPAVGTDWGKLEEPFLALIGTLKGELKARRKKLS